The following are encoded together in the Periplaneta americana isolate PAMFEO1 chromosome 5, P.americana_PAMFEO1_priV1, whole genome shotgun sequence genome:
- the LOC138699942 gene encoding acetylcholine receptor subunit beta-like 2 — translation MDIKLVLLALWLYSDTSLAQDGGITEVNPHDCKIMFTYGYGYNKYFHISESGGHSGDNITIRFLVRARSDAHLLLSSAPSPVEGQAVYEVVLGAGRNTFSDIRRLRRSSTKATARTVDILSPVELRGFWVHVSYKGDIQVGKEGDDVPFLFWTDPTPLPVLYFSFCTWTGVVGKWLYDCPIANDTEKIELVEPKPATMTEKLRKDLLSNYNPYALPVLHEDHRVAVFMHLTFHHVRLDVKRSVFSVDGIMPMHWMDEKMHWKPEDYGGLKSVHVNEHEVWVPEIVLYNAVGHGANILGHAGMTITSDGTVMWSPSVHLEAWCNLNLDRWPKDEHTCELQLGFWSQQQFLELIPGNDTVMEDEQRTGSEWEVIKMESETIITQNPWSQDVDIIDLTSSTSGTLTIRITVRRQNHPHTTMLVTPLLVVSALIFLSFWMSPLGADRLSVLCACLVLLSLFTITIGNILPAPAEHVPCLVQMYSWSMVAGVLAVLLSTLVICITRYSQAVPPPAILCAFISLRFTRLLLLLPQVNTEAGKTYNHLQENCGENDTCSIITTGNMTSSTTKHQEIQQYWIILGKAIDRISCFIYFIFLIVLLFKYN, via the exons ATGGACATCAAGCTTGTGCTCTTAGCATTGTGGCTCTACAGCGATACTTCTCTTGCTCAAGACGGTGGCATTACAGAAG TGAACCCTCACGACTGCAAGATAATGTTCACGTACGGCTATGGATACAACAAGTACTTCCATATATCCGAATCAGGAGGTCATTCTGGTGACAACATCACGATTCGCTTCCTGGTGCGGGCCCGCAGCGACGCGCACCTCCTCTTGTCATCCGCCCCGTCGCCTGTGGAAGGGCAGGCGGTGTACGAGGTGGTGCTGGGTGCGGGCAGGAATACCTTCTCCGACATCAGGCGTCTGCGTCGCAGTTCCACCAAGGCCACGGCTCGTACAGTAGATATTCTGTCGCCTGTGGAGTTGAGGGGCTTTTGGGTGCATGTCAGCTACAAGGGCGACATACAGGTGGGCAAGGAAGGAGACGACGTGCCATTTTTGTTCTGGACAGACCCGACCCCGCTTCCCGTACTCTACTTCAGTTTCTGCACGTGGACAGGAGTGGTGGGAAAATGGTTGTACGATTGTCCAATCGCCAACGATACAG AGAAAATAGAACTTGTGGAACCGAAACCTGCTACAATGACTGAAAAGCTACGTAAAGACTTACTTTCCAATTACAATCCGTACGCACTGCCTGTCTTGCATGAGGATCACCGCGTTGCAGTTTTCATGCATCTGACTTTTCATCATGTGAGACTG GACGTAAAGCGCTCAGTGTTTTCTGTTGATGGAATAATGCCAATG CATTGGATGGATGAGAAAATGCATTGGAAACCAGAAGACTACGGAGGTTTGAAGTCAGTACATGTAAATGAACATGAAGTATGGGTCCCAGAAATTGTTCTTTATAA TGCTGTTGGTCATGGAGCAAATATACTGGGGCATGCAGGAATGACAATAACGTCTGATGGGACTGTTATGTGGTCGCCATCTGTGCACCTTGAGGCTTGGTGTAACCTCAATCTCGATCGATGGCCCAAGGATGAACATACTTGTGAACTGCAATTAGGGTTTTGGTCGCAACAGCAATTCTTAGAACTCATTCCAGGAAATGACACAGTG ATGGAAGATGAACAGCGAACAGGATCTGAGTGGGAAGTGATCAAAATGGAGTCAGAGACCATAATCACTCAGAATCCATGGAGTCAAGACGTCGACATCATTGATTTAACCTCATCTACATCAGGTACCCTCACCATTCGCATCACAGTAAGACGTCAAAATCATCCACACACGACAATGCTGGTGACACCATTGTTAG TGGTGAGTGCGTTGATATTCCTTTCGTTCTGGATGTCACCACTGGGAGCTGACAGACTTTCTGTGTTGTGTGCATGTTTGGTGCTGCTCTCACTTTTCACAATAACTATTGGAAATATTTTACCAGCTCCTGCTGAGCATGTTCCTTGCCTAG TTCAGATGTATAGCTGGAGCATGGTAGCTGGAGTCTTGGCAGTTTTGTTATCAACGCTGGTTATCTGCATAACACGCTATTCACAAGCAGTTCCTCCCCCTGCCATTCTGTGTGCATTCATCTCACTTCGCTTTACACGGTTGTTGTTATTGCTGCCTCAAGTCAACACAGAG GCAGGCAAAACGTACAACCATCTACAGGAAAATTGTGGCGAAAACGACACTTGTTCGATTATTACTACAGGAAATATGACAAGTTCGACAACGAAGCACCAGGAAATTCAGCAGTATTGGATAATACTTGGTAAAGCTATTGATCGCATTTcttgtttcatttatttcattttcctaaTAGTACTTCTCTTTAAATACAACTAA